The following are encoded in a window of Alosa sapidissima isolate fAloSap1 chromosome 10, fAloSap1.pri, whole genome shotgun sequence genomic DNA:
- the LOC121720663 gene encoding nuclear receptor coactivator 7-like, with product MAPKVDNWSVIYFAKNGEEPFVMVIFSEEKFYQKKHEQIITAEDQKCRQSLCSLEDEEPEDLLPELRDPSEILRDQHLERLVAHLPAQTQGYPWRLVYSTAVHGISLRTLYSNMASVDRPVLLVIKDMENQVFGAFSSHPFRVSNSCYGTGETFLYTFSPEFKMFSWTGENSYFVKGFRDSLQLGGGGGPFGLWLDDDLNHGSSFSCSTFNNQPLSGHHDFAVQELEVWTFE from the exons ATGGCACCAAAAGTAGACAATTGGTCTGTTATTTACTTTGCAAAGAATGGTGAAGAACCCTTTGTGATGGTGATTTTTTCTGAAGAAAAATTCTACCAGAAGAAGCATGAGCAG ATCATCACTGCTGAAGATCAGAAGTGCAGGCAAAGCTTATGTAGCTTGGAGGATGAAGAGCCTGAAGATCTGCTGCCAGAGCTGAGAGACCCCAGCGAAATACTAAGGGATCAACACCTTGAAAGA ctGGTTGCCCACCTACCTGCTCAAACTCAAGGCTATCCATGGCGACTGGTGTACAGTACAGCTGTGCATGGCATCAGCCTCAGAACTCTCTACAGCAACATGGCGAGCGTAGACAGGCCTGTGCTCTTGGTCATCAAGGACATGGAAAATCAG GTGTTTGGTGCTTTCTCCTCCCATCCATTCCGAGTGAGTAACAGCTGCTATGGAACAGGAGAGACCTTCCTCTACACCTTCAGTCCAGAGTTTAAG ATGTTCAGCTGGACTGGGGAAAACTCCTACTTTGTGAAGGGCTTCAGAGATTCTCTACAGTTAGGGGGAGGCGG GGGTCCCTTTGGACTCTGGCTGGATGATGACCTGAATCATGGCTCCAGTTTTTCTTGCAGCACATTTAACAACCAGCCTCTCTCTGGCCACCATGACTTTGCTGTGCAGGAGCTTGAGGTATGGACGTTTGAGTGA